AGGTGCAGGGGCACCAACACCACCGGAAGGATCTGTGGGATTGAAATTCTTTACCATTGTTGTTCCTAATGAGGAAGAATTAAAGGGGATGGAGAACGAACTTAAATCCGCTGGAATTTCTACTGAACGAGACCATGGTGGAGTATTCGTCAAAGATCCTTCTGGAAATGGTATTGTGATCGTAGTTGCAACGGCCTGACCCTCTATTCTAGTGTTTGACTTGATTCTAGTTAATTATTATAGTTATATCATAATAATCCATATAGGGAAGCTGTCATTGGCTTCCCTTTAATTTTGGGAGAAAAGGGGCTGAAGAAAGGTTTATGCAACCGAAAAAGAAGACAAATATAAACACTGCTGCACAGCGTAGATTACAGCAGGAATTACAGAAAAAGCGTATGCAGAAGATCATGTGGATTACCGGATCTTGTATCGTAGTATTAGTTATATTACTTCTTGTTATTAAACCAAGTTCTAATGAGACAACGGCGGAATTTGCTTACGATCAATTGCCCGTTATAGGTGACGCAAGCGCACCTGTCAAAATCGTAGAGTTTGGTGATTATAAATGCCCAGCCTGTCAGGGGTTTAGTCAGTCATTTAAACCTCAAATTGTAAAGGACTACGTTGACAAAGGCCTTGTCTCTTTTTATTACATGAACTATCTTGTCATTAGTCCAGAGACAGACTCTAATACAGCAGCTTTAGCTGCTCAGGCTGTGTATCATCAGAGCAACGAGGAGTTCTGGAAGTATTATCATGTATTGTATGACAATCAACAGGATGAGCGGAAAGAGTGGGCAACACCTGAATATTTAGTAGAGCTTGCTCGCGAAGCAAAGCTTGATATTGATTATGACAAGCTTGCGAAGGACATTGCAGACAAAACGTACCAAAAAGAAGTGGACGAGCAGATGAAGTTCGCTAGTTCTTTAGATATAAGAAGTACACCGACGGTTTATATTAATGGACAGAAGTTAGCGGATGGCAGTTCTTATGCATCTCTGACCAAGGAAATAGATGCTGCAATAGCATCGAAAAATGCGGTCAAAGAGGAGAAATAACGATGGAAGGCAAAGGATTCTTCAGAACCTATTCCCTATATCTGGCCTGGCTTGTCTGCGTGATCGCGACATGCGGGAGTTTATATCTAAGTGAAGTGTTACATTATGAGCCATGCAGACTCTGCTGGTTCCAGCGGATTTTTATGTATCCCCAAGTGATTCTTCTGGCTATTGCCAGCTATAAGAATGACCGGAGTATTATTCCGTACTTGCTTCCTTTGAGC
The nucleotide sequence above comes from Paenibacillus sp. IHBB 10380. Encoded proteins:
- a CDS encoding DsbA family protein; this translates as MQPKKKTNINTAAQRRLQQELQKKRMQKIMWITGSCIVVLVILLLVIKPSSNETTAEFAYDQLPVIGDASAPVKIVEFGDYKCPACQGFSQSFKPQIVKDYVDKGLVSFYYMNYLVISPETDSNTAALAAQAVYHQSNEEFWKYYHVLYDNQQDERKEWATPEYLVELAREAKLDIDYDKLAKDIADKTYQKEVDEQMKFASSLDIRSTPTVYINGQKLADGSSYASLTKEIDAAIASKNAVKEEK
- a CDS encoding disulfide oxidoreductase, with the protein product MEGKGFFRTYSLYLAWLVCVIATCGSLYLSEVLHYEPCRLCWFQRIFMYPQVILLAIASYKNDRSIIPYLLPLSIIGGSISIYHYLEQQVPAFAKIAPCTVGVPCNVDYLNWFGFITIPLLALIAFVMMIGLLWVGRQKREEE